One window from the genome of Dioscorea cayenensis subsp. rotundata cultivar TDr96_F1 chromosome 3, TDr96_F1_v2_PseudoChromosome.rev07_lg8_w22 25.fasta, whole genome shotgun sequence encodes:
- the LOC120255566 gene encoding putative disease resistance protein At1g50180, with protein MAEAAVGFLIQKLGDLLVQEAINLHGVRDEVEWLERELRRMQCFLKDADAKKSQGDDERVKNWVSDMRDMAFEVEDIVDTFMYCKLRRQQRQSGCIGFIKRFVFIFDELVSKRKIHVDVEGIKTKLQELSQSRSLYGIETIGTTSQCRSQGVIPILPQLSDDIDMVGFDDEKKKIVQELVDTNNTNRSVISIVGMGGLGKTTLAKSVYNDFEVKRSFDIFAWVIKSQQYTIHEVLKRISSEISATPSADTIQDLSVAISEKLKKGKYLIVLDDVWKEDVWNELLKVFPNVNKGSRVIITTRITNVAMIANPTTKPHELGCLDEKESWELFLRKVFPNQNIETCCPTYLVDYAHQLVQRCGGLPLALVVLGGLVSKKPQTQDAWRKVVESMKGQFVEGGEKCLEIIALSYNDLPYYLKSCFLYFGCFKEDMTIYAKTLIRLWSAEGFLPVKNGKNHVRSWIGLF; from the exons ATGGCTGAGGCTGCAGTGGGTTTTCTAATCCAGAAACTTGGTGATCTATTAGTGCAAGAAGCCATCAATTTGCACGGAGTGAGAGACGAAGTGGAGTGGTTGGAACGAGAACTGCGGCGGATGCAGTGCTTCTTAAAAGATGCAGATGCAAAGAAGAGCCAGGGAGATGATGAGAGAGTGAAGAACTGGGTCAGTGACATGAGAGATATGGCTTTTGAAGTTGAGGACATCGTTGACACTTTCATGTATTGCAAGCTGCGTAGACAACAGAGGCAGTCTGGTTGCATTGGTTTCATCAAGAG gtttgtatttatatttgatgaatTGGTCAGTAAACGAAAGATTCATGTGGATGTTGAAGGGATAAAAACTAAGTTGCAGGAGCTATCTCAAAGTAGATCATTATATGGCATTGAAACAATTGGCACAACTAGTCAGTGTAGAAGTCAAGGCGTGATTCCTATATTGCCCCAGCTGAGTGATGACATTGATATGGTCGGctttgatgatgagaagaaaaagattgtGCAAGAGTTAGTGGACACAAACAATACAAATCGGTCAGTGATCTCTATAGTGGGTATGGGTGGTCTAGGAAAGACCACACTTGCTAAATCTGTTTATAATGATTTTGAAGTTAAGAGAAGTTTTGATATATTTGCATGGGTAATCAAATCTCAACAATATACCATCCATGAGGTTTTGAAGAGAATCTCGTCAGAAATTTCAGCAACTCCATCAGCTGACACAATCCAAGACCTCTCGGTTGCTATTTctgaaaaattgaagaaaggCAAGTACTTGATTgttcttgatgatgtttggaaAGAAGATGTATGGAATGAATTACTAAAAGTCTTTCCAAATGTTAATAAGGGAAGTAGAGTTATTATCACTACTCGCATCACAAATGTTGCTATGATTGCAAATCCTACTACCAAACCACATGAATTGGGTTGCTTAGATGAAAAGGAGAGTTGGGAGTTGTTTCTTCGCAAGGTCTTCCCAAATCAAAATATTGAAACATGTTGTCCAACATATTTGGTTGATTATGCTCATCAACTTGTTCAAAGGTGTGGAGGTCTACCACTAGCACTAGTAGTTCTTGGAGGACTTGTCTCAAAGAAACCACAAACCCAAGATGCATGGCGGAAAGTTGTTGAGAGCATGAAAGGGCAATTTGTGGAAGGTGGAGAAAAGTGTTTAGAAATAATTGCATTGAGTTACAATGATTTGCCATATTACTtgaaatcatgttttctttattttggttgcttcaaagaGGACATGACTATTTAtgcaaaaacattaattagatTGTGGTCAGCAGAAGGTTTCTTACCAGTGAAAAATGGTAAAAACCACGTAAGAAGTTGGATTGGATTGTTCTAG